Proteins encoded by one window of Candidatus Nomurabacteria bacterium:
- the secA gene encoding preprotein translocase subunit SecA, translating to MTFIKSLFGNADSRFSKSVAPTLTKINALEKDIQSLSDADFPRKTNEFKERIQNGETLDHVLPEAFALVREAAKRSLGQRHYDVQLEGGIALHQGKIAEMKTGEGKTLVATLATYLNALEGRGVHVVTVNDYLARRDAQWMGQIYSFLGMSVGIINSQQVSYLYDSTHTADDKEHDETSSFKVMYEFLKPAPRKAAYLADITYGTNNEFGFDYLRDNLVVSKDQLTQREHYYAIVDEIDSILIDEARTPLIISAPSGDSEKLYSTFADIATKLSVGEDYTVDEKHHSIALTDAGITKAEKLLGIDNIYTEKGIKYVHHLETAVRARALYIKDKEYVVKDGEVIIVDQFTGRLQPGRRYSEGIHQAVEAKEGVTIQQETKAAASITYQNYFRLYKKLSGMTGTAKTSSEEFFKVYGLEVMTIPTHRPNKRIDTPDLVYQSEIGKWQAIAKKVKELNKKGQPVLIGTISIEKNEMLSAYLAKEGVPHTILNAKNHEREGEIISQAGRKGSVVIATNMAGRGVDIALGGKPSTPEENEEVKNLGGLFVLGTERHEARRIDNQLRGRSGRQGDPGETVFFVSLEDDLMRVFGADNIKRMMGKFGIPEDQPIQNKLISRALESAQAKIEGFHFDARKYTLEYDNVMNHQRHVIYDRRRVLLVGTLEEIKTYIDGFIAQHVELAALAEEKKVLLSEETYYETLRRIILYVTDALWSEHLETMEYTRSSVNLRAYGQREPLIEYKKEGLRLFKELEQSLLEQVYELTKTIDTGTTVAPENPTPAPQFTVTSNPAQNLEPQNVASNVSEGGSKIGRNDSCPCGSGKKWKKCGMLNTTEHQKLLAEKSK from the coding sequence ATGACATTCATAAAATCATTATTTGGTAACGCCGATAGCAGATTTTCCAAAAGCGTTGCGCCGACACTCACAAAAATAAATGCTCTAGAAAAAGATATACAGAGCCTCTCTGATGCGGATTTCCCACGCAAGACCAATGAGTTCAAGGAACGTATTCAAAATGGCGAGACATTAGATCATGTGTTGCCTGAGGCGTTCGCCTTAGTACGTGAAGCTGCGAAGCGTTCGCTTGGTCAGCGACACTACGATGTGCAGCTCGAAGGTGGCATTGCGCTTCACCAAGGCAAAATTGCCGAAATGAAAACTGGTGAAGGTAAAACACTTGTTGCAACACTTGCAACCTATTTAAATGCCCTCGAAGGTCGCGGTGTGCACGTCGTCACTGTCAATGACTATCTCGCGCGCCGTGATGCACAGTGGATGGGGCAGATATATTCTTTTTTAGGCATGTCAGTTGGTATTATCAATAGCCAACAAGTATCATATCTCTACGACAGTACTCATACCGCAGATGACAAAGAGCATGATGAGACGAGCTCTTTTAAGGTCATGTATGAATTCCTAAAGCCAGCACCGCGCAAGGCTGCATACCTCGCTGATATTACGTATGGCACGAACAATGAGTTTGGATTTGATTATCTGCGCGACAATTTGGTTGTTTCTAAAGATCAGCTCACCCAGCGTGAACATTATTACGCAATAGTTGATGAAATCGATTCGATTTTGATTGATGAGGCACGAACGCCGCTTATTATTTCTGCTCCTTCAGGAGATTCTGAAAAGCTCTATAGTACATTTGCCGATATTGCAACCAAGCTCTCCGTTGGAGAAGATTACACGGTTGATGAGAAGCACCATTCGATTGCACTAACTGATGCTGGTATTACGAAAGCAGAAAAATTGCTCGGCATAGATAATATTTATACAGAAAAAGGCATTAAATATGTCCATCACCTTGAGACTGCTGTTCGTGCGCGGGCATTGTATATCAAAGACAAGGAATATGTTGTCAAAGATGGTGAAGTTATTATCGTCGATCAATTTACTGGGCGATTGCAACCTGGGCGTAGGTATAGTGAAGGCATCCACCAAGCTGTGGAAGCTAAAGAGGGGGTTACGATCCAGCAAGAAACCAAAGCAGCTGCATCTATAACCTACCAAAATTACTTCCGTCTGTATAAAAAATTATCAGGCATGACTGGTACGGCTAAAACTTCAAGTGAAGAATTCTTCAAGGTGTACGGTCTTGAAGTCATGACTATTCCGACTCATCGGCCGAACAAGCGTATCGATACGCCGGACTTGGTGTATCAAAGTGAAATCGGTAAGTGGCAAGCAATTGCTAAAAAAGTTAAAGAGCTTAACAAAAAAGGGCAGCCAGTACTTATTGGTACGATTTCAATCGAGAAAAATGAAATGCTTTCAGCATATCTTGCCAAAGAAGGTGTGCCGCATACCATACTTAATGCCAAAAACCACGAACGTGAAGGTGAAATCATTTCTCAAGCAGGACGCAAAGGCTCTGTGGTGATCGCTACCAACATGGCTGGTCGTGGGGTTGATATTGCACTCGGTGGTAAGCCTTCAACACCAGAAGAAAATGAAGAAGTAAAAAATCTCGGTGGACTTTTTGTCTTGGGTACGGAACGTCATGAAGCTCGCCGTATTGATAATCAGCTGCGTGGCCGTTCAGGTCGTCAAGGTGACCCAGGTGAAACTGTTTTCTTTGTATCGCTCGAAGATGATCTCATGCGAGTATTTGGCGCAGATAATATCAAGCGCATGATGGGCAAATTTGGTATTCCTGAAGACCAGCCAATACAAAATAAACTCATTTCTCGCGCACTTGAAAGCGCGCAGGCTAAGATCGAAGGATTTCACTTTGATGCCCGCAAGTATACGCTCGAATATGACAACGTTATGAACCATCAGCGTCATGTGATTTATGATCGTCGCCGGGTATTACTGGTTGGTACTTTAGAAGAAATTAAAACCTATATTGATGGATTTATAGCTCAACACGTAGAGCTTGCGGCATTGGCCGAAGAGAAAAAAGTATTACTCTCTGAAGAGACGTATTATGAAACACTTCGCCGGATTATTCTCTATGTTACTGATGCGCTCTGGTCAGAGCATTTGGAAACTATGGAATATACTCGCTCATCGGTAAATTTGCGTGCATATGGTCAGCGTGAACCGCTCATTGAGTATAAAAAAGAAGGCTTGAGGCTTTTCAAGGAACTCGAACAATCATTACTCGAGCAAGTTTATGAACTAACTAAAACGATTGATACTGGGACAACTGTTGCTCCAGAGAATCCTACACCAGCACCGCAATTTACTGTTACAAGCAATCCCGCACAAAATCTTGAGCCGCAAAATGTAGCGAGTAATGTTTCAGAAGGTGGATCAAAAATTGGCCGCAATGATTCTTGTCCATGCGGTAGTGGTAAAAAATGGAAAAAATGTGGCATGCTCAACACTACTGAGCATCAAAAATTACTGGCAGAAAAAAGTAAGTAA
- a CDS encoding ribonucleoside-triphosphate reductase encodes MGNKKRRISIPSADFKKIKEIRNREHDVIPFDIAKIQEALLKAFTVTGEGTASDAEYIARLVFKELLALRKASKDKHFVPTVELIQDLVEGELIREQFVHTAKAYILYRNKRAVLRREVGPVPEKVKQLTEESKKYFRNPLAEFVYYRSYAKWIEAEGRRETWIETVDRYMNFMREHIGTKLKESEYNEVREAILSHDAMPSMRLMQFADHAARKTNVCAYNCSYIAPTCFQDFGEIIYISMCGTGVGFSVESKNIQALPQIKPQSGKKPSKYVVPDSKEGWADAFVLGMKTWFGGEDVEFDFSLLRGAGARLRTMGGKSSGPKPLQDLLQFTRERILRRQGRHLTNLDAHDIICKIGECVVAGGVRRSALISLSDLDDEAIRDAKKGQFYINEPQRMLANNSAVYESKPTAVEFMDEWIALMKSGSGERGLFNRGALPKQIPERRIKFWKKSGYINADGRVVGLVGTNPCGEIILKSKQFCNLSEVVCRAEDTEESLMRKVRVATILGTYQSTLTYFPYLSKEWKKNCEDERLLGVSLTGQWDSKFARDPKILEKLKAESVKINKLFAKRFDVNESTCITCVKPSGTVSQVVDCASGMHPRHSPYYIRRVRISATDALFQMLKDQGVPYYPEVGQSVENATTYVLEFPVKAPEGAICKDDITALDQLAHWKVIKEHFTEHNPSVTISVGEDEWIAVAHWLYGNWDMLGGLSFLPRSNHVYQLAPYEPISKEKYEELKHTVENIDFSKIVTYELDDETEVKKELACVSGVCEV; translated from the coding sequence ATGGGCAATAAAAAACGACGCATTTCAATACCTTCTGCTGATTTCAAGAAAATCAAAGAGATCCGTAACCGTGAGCATGATGTTATACCATTTGATATAGCTAAAATCCAGGAAGCGCTCCTCAAAGCGTTTACAGTCACCGGTGAGGGAACTGCGTCTGATGCTGAGTATATTGCTAGACTTGTCTTCAAAGAACTTCTTGCTCTTCGAAAAGCTTCAAAAGATAAACATTTTGTCCCAACTGTTGAACTCATCCAAGACCTTGTTGAAGGAGAGCTTATCCGTGAGCAATTTGTTCATACTGCTAAAGCCTATATTCTCTACCGCAATAAACGTGCAGTTCTTCGTCGTGAAGTTGGTCCTGTCCCTGAGAAAGTAAAACAGCTAACCGAAGAATCTAAGAAATACTTTAGAAATCCGCTTGCCGAATTCGTCTATTATCGATCATATGCGAAGTGGATTGAGGCCGAAGGCCGTCGTGAGACTTGGATTGAGACCGTTGATCGCTATATGAATTTTATGCGCGAACACATAGGCACCAAGCTTAAAGAATCTGAATACAATGAAGTCCGAGAAGCAATTTTGAGCCATGATGCGATGCCATCAATGCGCCTCATGCAATTTGCTGATCATGCAGCGAGAAAGACTAATGTCTGCGCTTACAACTGTTCATATATTGCGCCGACATGTTTCCAAGACTTTGGTGAAATTATTTATATATCTATGTGTGGCACTGGTGTTGGATTTTCTGTTGAAAGTAAAAATATTCAAGCGTTACCGCAAATCAAACCCCAATCTGGCAAAAAGCCAAGTAAGTATGTTGTTCCTGATAGTAAAGAAGGCTGGGCAGATGCATTTGTGCTTGGTATGAAGACGTGGTTTGGTGGGGAAGACGTTGAATTTGATTTCTCATTGCTTCGTGGTGCAGGTGCACGACTTCGCACGATGGGTGGCAAGAGTTCTGGTCCAAAGCCACTCCAAGACCTGTTGCAGTTTACTCGTGAACGTATTCTTCGTCGCCAAGGACGTCATCTGACGAACCTCGATGCTCACGATATTATTTGTAAGATTGGTGAGTGTGTCGTTGCTGGGGGCGTACGCCGAAGTGCGCTCATCTCGCTCTCTGATCTCGATGATGAAGCGATTCGTGATGCCAAGAAAGGCCAGTTCTATATCAATGAGCCACAACGCATGCTTGCGAACAATTCTGCCGTCTACGAATCAAAGCCTACAGCAGTCGAATTCATGGATGAATGGATTGCCCTTATGAAAAGTGGCTCTGGCGAGCGAGGATTGTTTAACCGCGGAGCATTACCAAAGCAGATACCTGAACGTCGCATTAAATTCTGGAAAAAGTCTGGCTACATCAATGCTGATGGACGTGTTGTTGGACTCGTGGGAACCAACCCATGTGGAGAAATTATTTTGAAATCAAAACAGTTTTGTAATCTATCAGAAGTTGTTTGCCGGGCGGAAGATACAGAAGAATCTCTCATGAGAAAAGTCCGTGTGGCAACAATTTTAGGTACCTACCAATCAACACTTACGTATTTCCCATACCTATCCAAAGAGTGGAAGAAAAATTGTGAAGATGAAAGACTCTTAGGGGTGTCACTCACAGGTCAATGGGATTCAAAATTTGCTCGTGATCCAAAAATACTTGAAAAGCTCAAAGCTGAAAGTGTGAAGATCAATAAATTATTTGCTAAACGTTTCGACGTCAATGAATCAACCTGCATTACCTGCGTGAAGCCTTCTGGTACGGTGTCCCAGGTCGTTGACTGCGCTTCAGGTATGCATCCACGTCATAGCCCATACTACATCCGCCGAGTTCGCATATCTGCAACCGATGCACTTTTCCAAATGTTGAAAGACCAAGGTGTGCCATATTATCCAGAAGTGGGACAGAGTGTTGAAAATGCGACGACCTATGTTCTCGAATTCCCTGTAAAAGCTCCAGAAGGTGCAATTTGTAAAGACGATATCACCGCGCTCGATCAGCTCGCGCATTGGAAAGTTATCAAGGAGCACTTTACTGAGCACAATCCATCAGTGACGATCTCAGTCGGCGAAGACGAGTGGATCGCTGTTGCACATTGGCTCTATGGCAACTGGGATATGTTAGGAGGGCTTTCATTCTTGCCTCGCTCAAACCACGTTTACCAGCTCGCCCCTTATGAACCAATTAGCAAAGAGAAATACGAAGAACTTAAGCATACCGTTGAAAACATTGATTTCTCAAAAATTGTTACCTACGAACTCGATGATGAGACTGAGGTGAAGAAAGAACTTGCTTGTGTCTCTGGGGTTTGTGAAGTGTAA
- a CDS encoding RNase J family beta-CASP ribonuclease, with product MNDKPQRPDRPAFRNHPRTQVVRNDTPVPARTAPTKSTPHPLRTARPAASGQKFRYSKFPPKRRGTPPPSKASVSKRPAVKVPPLAPGNIRIVPLGGVEEIGKNMTAIEIGNDIIVIDAGMQFKTEDTPGIDYIIPNTTYLEERKDKIRAMIITHGHLDHIGGVPIVMDRIGNPPIYSRNLSILLIKKRQSEFPHFKPLDAHIVENDSVITVGNIKIRFFGVTHTVPDSMGIIVETPHGWIVTPGDYKLEHQNGIPSDREEKEYSIFDKAKVLLLMTDSTNIENPDWAIPETEVHKGLESIIRSVKGRLIIAAFASHIERLIKIVEIAEVLNKHIVLEGRSMKTNMEVSIQAGLLNPKKGTIITIEQVDNYPPDRIIILSTGGQGEEFSALMRASNKTHKNFKLGKGDTIVLSASIVPGNELAVQKLKDNLARQGVRIIHYRTSEVSIHSTGHGNIPEIKWLHTKTHPKFFIPIHGNHYMLKLHKELALSLGMPDNHIIVPDNGSIIEIVDNGTKMVLCKEKAPSGNMMVDGFSVGDEQDVVIRDRRMLAADGMFIVMVMVNAATGKLKKSPDLISRGFVYLKENQELLHEARNLIRKTVEDETAGMNPINFDFVKNNLTDTVAKFLYQKTAKRPLVIPVILGI from the coding sequence ATGAACGACAAACCACAACGACCAGACAGACCAGCATTTCGCAATCATCCACGTACACAAGTGGTGAGAAATGATACGCCAGTACCAGCACGGACTGCACCAACAAAAAGTACACCGCACCCACTTCGAACAGCGAGACCTGCAGCGAGTGGACAGAAATTTCGCTATTCGAAATTCCCACCAAAACGACGTGGCACACCACCACCATCGAAGGCAAGTGTTTCTAAACGTCCAGCCGTAAAAGTTCCTCCACTTGCACCTGGCAATATTCGTATTGTGCCACTTGGAGGTGTGGAAGAAATCGGCAAGAACATGACAGCAATCGAAATTGGTAACGATATTATCGTTATTGATGCAGGTATGCAATTTAAAACTGAAGATACTCCCGGTATTGACTATATTATTCCAAATACGACCTATCTCGAAGAGAGAAAAGATAAAATTAGAGCCATGATAATCACGCACGGCCACCTAGATCACATCGGCGGAGTGCCGATTGTTATGGATCGTATTGGCAACCCCCCAATATATTCTCGAAATCTATCAATCCTTCTCATCAAAAAGCGTCAGTCAGAATTCCCACATTTCAAACCGCTTGATGCTCATATCGTAGAAAACGATAGTGTTATTACTGTTGGCAATATAAAAATTCGCTTCTTTGGTGTTACTCATACGGTCCCAGATTCAATGGGAATCATTGTCGAAACTCCACATGGTTGGATAGTAACTCCTGGAGATTACAAACTTGAACATCAAAACGGTATTCCATCAGATCGGGAAGAGAAAGAGTACAGTATTTTTGATAAAGCTAAAGTACTACTTTTGATGACTGACTCGACGAACATTGAAAATCCTGACTGGGCAATCCCTGAAACTGAAGTTCACAAAGGACTCGAGAGTATTATCCGGAGCGTCAAAGGGCGTCTCATTATTGCCGCTTTTGCATCACATATCGAACGATTAATAAAAATTGTCGAGATTGCAGAAGTCCTCAATAAACACATTGTCTTGGAAGGACGCAGTATGAAAACAAATATGGAAGTCTCAATCCAAGCTGGATTATTGAACCCTAAAAAAGGCACGATCATTACGATCGAGCAAGTCGACAACTACCCACCAGATCGAATTATCATACTATCAACCGGTGGCCAAGGTGAGGAATTTTCAGCACTCATGCGTGCATCAAATAAGACCCACAAGAACTTCAAGCTCGGCAAAGGAGACACAATCGTCTTATCAGCTTCAATCGTTCCAGGCAACGAGCTCGCAGTGCAGAAATTAAAAGATAACCTCGCTCGACAAGGTGTACGCATTATTCACTATCGCACGAGTGAAGTTTCAATCCATTCAACAGGTCACGGTAATATTCCAGAAATCAAATGGCTTCACACTAAAACTCATCCAAAGTTTTTCATTCCTATCCACGGAAATCACTACATGCTTAAGCTACACAAAGAGCTGGCGCTATCACTAGGTATGCCAGATAACCATATAATCGTTCCAGATAACGGCTCGATTATAGAGATAGTTGATAATGGTACCAAAATGGTTCTCTGCAAAGAGAAAGCGCCATCTGGAAACATGATGGTTGATGGTTTCTCAGTTGGCGACGAACAAGATGTTGTTATACGCGATAGACGAATGCTAGCAGCAGATGGCATGTTCATCGTTATGGTCATGGTGAACGCTGCGACTGGTAAACTCAAAAAATCCCCTGACCTCATATCACGAGGATTCGTCTACCTTAAAGAAAATCAAGAACTCCTACACGAAGCGAGAAACTTGATACGTAAAACTGTCGAAGACGAAACAGCTGGCATGAACCCGATTAACTTTGATTTCGTAAAAAACAATCTTACTGATACTGTTGCCAAGTTCTTGTACCAGAAAACTGCGAAGCGTCCATTAGTTATCCCTGTTATTTTAGGTATTTAA
- the groL gene encoding chaperonin GroEL (60 kDa chaperone family; promotes refolding of misfolded polypeptides especially under stressful conditions; forms two stacked rings of heptamers to form a barrel-shaped 14mer; ends can be capped by GroES; misfolded proteins enter the barrel where they are refolded when GroES binds), translating to MSKQILFSADAKIALKRGIDIVADAVKITLGPRGRNVVFDKGYGAPTITNDGVSIAKEITLADKFENMGAEIIKEVASKTNDMAGDGTTTSVILTAAIITAGLKQTTMGANGMLVRRGIESAREEVVKALRQMAHPIKSDAEIRQVATISAESEELGNIIADTIKKVGKDGVVTVEESQSFTVESEVVEGLQFDKGYVSPYMITDTERMESVFKDALVLVTDKKISSVKEILPLLEKVAQTGKKELVIIAEDVDGEALTTFVLNKLRGGFNVLAVKAPGYSDKKKDILEDIAIITGAKVISDDVGLKLDTIELNALGRANKIIATKDKTIIVGGKGKKSDLQKRIESLKGQINALDGKFSKYDREKLEERVAKLSGGVAVVRVGAATETEMKYLKLKIEDAVNATKAAIEEGIVPGGGVALVKAYEKVNRDHIASKQKYTSEFEVGFQIVLDALMAPLKQIAINAGKEDGSVIVEKVKNGKGNMGYDALLDVMIPDMLAAGIVDPVKVTRSGVEHATSAAAIFLTTDVAIADLPEKEKPQAGGMPGMGMDY from the coding sequence ATGTCCAAACAAATTTTATTTAGCGCAGATGCAAAGATCGCTTTAAAGCGAGGTATTGATATAGTCGCAGACGCAGTCAAAATAACACTAGGGCCAAGGGGTCGTAATGTTGTCTTCGACAAAGGCTATGGTGCGCCGACAATCACGAATGATGGCGTCTCGATCGCCAAAGAAATCACCCTCGCAGATAAATTCGAAAACATGGGCGCGGAAATTATCAAAGAAGTAGCAAGCAAGACCAATGACATGGCAGGTGATGGCACGACAACATCGGTTATTTTAACTGCTGCGATTATCACGGCAGGGCTCAAACAGACAACTATGGGTGCCAATGGCATGCTGGTGCGTCGCGGTATTGAATCTGCGAGAGAAGAAGTAGTGAAAGCATTACGTCAAATGGCGCATCCCATTAAAAGCGATGCGGAAATTAGACAAGTAGCTACTATTTCAGCTGAATCAGAGGAGCTTGGCAATATTATCGCTGACACGATAAAAAAAGTTGGCAAAGATGGTGTTGTCACTGTTGAAGAATCACAATCCTTTACGGTTGAATCTGAAGTCGTCGAAGGACTCCAATTCGACAAAGGCTATGTGTCGCCGTATATGATCACTGATACTGAACGCATGGAATCAGTTTTCAAAGATGCACTCGTACTCGTCACTGACAAGAAAATTTCTTCAGTCAAAGAAATTTTGCCACTTCTTGAGAAAGTTGCTCAAACAGGCAAGAAAGAACTTGTTATCATTGCTGAAGATGTTGATGGGGAAGCACTCACGACGTTTGTCCTCAATAAACTCCGTGGTGGATTTAATGTCTTGGCTGTCAAAGCACCTGGCTACAGTGATAAAAAGAAAGATATACTCGAAGATATTGCAATCATAACTGGTGCGAAAGTTATCTCTGATGATGTGGGACTTAAACTTGATACAATCGAACTTAACGCACTTGGTCGTGCTAACAAAATTATTGCAACCAAAGATAAGACTATTATCGTCGGTGGTAAAGGTAAAAAGTCAGACCTACAGAAACGAATCGAATCACTGAAAGGGCAAATAAATGCTCTCGATGGTAAATTTTCAAAATATGATCGTGAGAAATTAGAAGAGCGTGTTGCAAAACTTTCTGGTGGTGTGGCAGTGGTGCGTGTTGGAGCAGCCACAGAAACTGAAATGAAATATCTGAAATTAAAGATTGAGGATGCAGTGAACGCTACGAAGGCAGCAATCGAGGAAGGTATTGTGCCAGGTGGAGGTGTTGCACTCGTCAAAGCTTACGAGAAAGTGAATCGTGATCACATTGCATCAAAACAAAAATATACGAGTGAATTTGAAGTCGGTTTCCAAATCGTACTTGACGCATTGATGGCACCGCTCAAACAAATCGCTATTAATGCCGGCAAAGAAGATGGTTCGGTTATCGTTGAGAAAGTTAAAAACGGTAAAGGCAATATGGGATATGATGCCCTCCTCGATGTTATGATTCCCGATATGCTCGCTGCCGGTATCGTTGATCCTGTGAAAGTCACCCGTAGTGGCGTCGAGCATGCAACAAGCGCAGCTGCAATATTTCTCACGACTGATGTAGCAATTGCAGATCTGCCAGAAAAAGAAAAACCGCAGGCTGGCGGCATGCCGGGGATGGGAATGGACTATTGA
- a CDS encoding GIY-YIG nuclease family protein, whose translation MYYVYILKGPKQLYIGSTNDLKRRFTEHQNNESLATRNRGPWTIVYYEASRSKTDALIREKYLKTAWGRRYVKGRLKNDKV comes from the coding sequence ATGTATTATGTTTACATATTAAAAGGCCCCAAGCAGTTGTATATAGGATCAACCAATGATTTAAAGCGACGATTTACTGAGCATCAGAATAATGAATCGTTAGCTACAAGAAATCGAGGTCCTTGGACAATTGTGTATTACGAAGCTTCTCGATCTAAAACTGATGCTTTAATAAGAGAGAAGTATTTAAAAACTGCTTGGGGCCGAAGGTATGTTAAAGGTCGTTTAAAGAACGATAAAGTGTAG
- the secG gene encoding preprotein translocase subunit SecG yields MVLTFLPYLQIILSIILIGSILLQQSGAGIGALGGSDNFATFHTKRGAEKVLFITSIVSAILFALASLLAIIL; encoded by the coding sequence ATGGTACTAACGTTTCTCCCGTATCTACAAATTATTCTCTCAATAATCCTTATCGGTTCAATACTACTCCAGCAATCAGGTGCTGGTATTGGTGCTCTTGGAGGATCAGATAATTTTGCTACGTTTCATACAAAACGAGGCGCAGAAAAAGTGCTCTTCATAACTAGTATTGTTTCTGCAATACTTTTTGCACTTGCGTCACTGCTTGCAATCATACTCTAA
- a CDS encoding co-chaperone GroES codes for MAKKIIPLGDRVLVKPLRDSKTKTKSGIYLPEANEKERPEQGEVIAVGEGKISDTGTRIPLEVKKGDTVFFSKYGPEEIKVDDNEYLLIKEDQILAIIK; via the coding sequence ATGGCAAAAAAAATTATTCCTTTGGGTGACCGCGTACTCGTCAAGCCATTACGCGATAGTAAAACTAAAACCAAGTCAGGTATTTATCTACCAGAAGCAAATGAAAAAGAACGTCCGGAACAAGGAGAAGTAATTGCTGTAGGGGAAGGAAAAATAAGTGATACTGGTACTCGTATCCCACTTGAGGTCAAAAAAGGTGATACAGTGTTCTTTTCTAAGTATGGTCCAGAAGAAATCAAGGTCGACGACAACGAATATCTTCTCATCAAAGAAGATCAGATTTTAGCAATCATTAAATAA
- a CDS encoding FAD-binding oxidoreductase has translation MFINNSPWLKQLARTRPVAKGKMTEQTDIAIIGGGIAGVTTAYFTLLFTDKKVTLIEADKIAHGATGHNAGQVTSYFEAPFQDFVKKYGLELAAHAQRAIEFDARILLNEIIRDAQLLTPKSEFEGYNGLETKEQILISLEDLFQRGEAVIATRALLISKEWHEHIHLPEKYKPYYSIVDKENILSLLETIDDRYIACLPFLSGCMNSALFTEELVGFLMSTYKERFTLLEETLVEDCILSQNEARLKSGTNEIHASRVVLCTNGFEKITLKNQSGSDIDTKFHHSVTGLIGYMAGFLDVPDQKPAASIYSKTDSDTGEAYYYATRRPYEHLGGKYNILSVGGPEEMVEDTRTYDPKMPYPEKHLEFIFSFIKKTFSRTYERSAFYFAWHGLMGYTPNGVRLIGSEPCNPILMYNLGCNGVGILPSIYGGHRIARILRGDTIEPSIFDPQDQRCPT, from the coding sequence ATGTTTATCAACAATTCTCCCTGGCTCAAACAGCTCGCTCGAACTCGACCAGTTGCGAAAGGAAAAATGACTGAACAAACTGATATTGCAATTATTGGAGGAGGAATTGCTGGAGTTACTACTGCTTACTTCACGCTGCTCTTTACAGATAAAAAGGTGACTCTTATTGAAGCAGATAAAATTGCCCATGGGGCAACAGGGCATAATGCCGGCCAGGTAACTAGTTATTTCGAGGCGCCTTTCCAGGACTTTGTAAAAAAATACGGACTTGAATTAGCTGCTCATGCACAGCGTGCCATTGAGTTTGATGCTAGAATTTTGCTCAATGAGATTATCCGCGATGCACAATTACTTACACCAAAGTCAGAATTTGAAGGATATAACGGTCTCGAAACTAAAGAACAAATTCTCATCTCGCTCGAAGATCTTTTTCAAAGAGGTGAAGCAGTAATTGCAACTCGCGCTCTCTTGATTTCAAAAGAGTGGCACGAGCATATCCACTTACCAGAAAAATATAAACCGTACTACAGTATTGTCGATAAAGAAAATATACTCTCGTTACTTGAGACAATTGATGATCGTTATATTGCCTGTTTACCTTTTCTTTCAGGATGCATGAATAGTGCGCTTTTTACTGAAGAGTTGGTAGGTTTTCTCATGAGTACATACAAAGAACGTTTTACCTTACTTGAAGAAACTTTGGTAGAGGATTGCATACTCTCTCAAAACGAGGCGCGACTTAAAAGTGGAACCAATGAAATACATGCTTCACGAGTAGTGCTATGTACTAATGGTTTTGAAAAAATTACGCTTAAAAATCAATCTGGTTCTGACATTGATACTAAATTTCATCATAGTGTCACTGGACTTATAGGTTACATGGCAGGATTCTTAGATGTTCCTGACCAGAAACCTGCTGCGAGTATTTATTCAAAGACTGATTCTGATACTGGGGAAGCATATTATTATGCGACAAGACGTCCCTATGAGCATTTGGGTGGTAAGTATAATATTCTTTCGGTAGGCGGTCCTGAAGAAATGGTTGAAGATACACGAACCTATGATCCAAAAATGCCATATCCAGAAAAGCATCTTGAGTTCATATTTAGTTTTATAAAAAAAACATTTAGTAGAACATACGAACGAAGTGCGTTTTATTTTGCATGGCATGGCCTTATGGGATATACGCCCAACGGTGTACGACTTATTGGCAGTGAGCCATGTAACCCTATTTTAATGTACAACTTAGGTTGTAATGGTGTAGGAATACTCCCATCTATTTATGGGGGTCATAGAATTGCGCGGATTTTGCGTGGTGATACTATCGAACCATCTATTTTTGACCCCCAGGATCAACGATGTCCCACCTAG